A section of the Sphaerobacter thermophilus DSM 20745 genome encodes:
- the mftC gene encoding mycofactocin radical SAM maturase (MftC is a radical SAM/SPASM enzyme that catalyzes the first two steps in biosynthesis of the electron carrier mycofactocin from the terminal Val-Tyr dipeptide of the precursor peptide MftA.) has product MSYELLRRGLSAPICLTWEITYACNLQCVHCLSSSGRRAPDELTTEEAKRLIDEWAEMKVFYINVGGGEPMTRPDFFELMEYAISRRIGVKFSTNGTLIDDAAADWIARTDYLDVQISLDGVTAEINDPIRGEGSYARARRAMDLLAARGFPFKINTVVTRRSFADLDAMYDLAQHYGAQLRVTRLRPSGRGREVWHALRLTRDQSRALYDWLKAHPDVLTGDSFFHLSALGQPLDGLNMCGAGRIVCCVDPRGDVYACPFALSEEFKAGNVRERSFAEIWREAPLFAHLREWEVGGTCQQCGAYGRCHGGCMAVKYFTGTPLDDPDPECVFAPETGPTDIVLPLTLQPRPIRVPRAARAAAGD; this is encoded by the coding sequence ATGTCGTATGAGCTGCTCCGTCGCGGGCTGAGCGCGCCGATCTGCCTGACCTGGGAGATCACCTACGCCTGCAATCTCCAGTGCGTCCACTGCCTTTCCTCCTCCGGCCGGCGCGCGCCGGACGAGCTGACGACGGAGGAGGCGAAGCGGCTCATCGACGAGTGGGCGGAGATGAAGGTCTTCTACATCAACGTCGGAGGCGGGGAGCCCATGACGCGCCCCGACTTCTTCGAGTTGATGGAGTACGCGATCTCCCGCCGCATCGGGGTGAAGTTCAGCACCAACGGCACGCTCATTGACGACGCCGCGGCGGACTGGATCGCCCGCACCGACTACCTCGATGTGCAGATCAGTCTCGACGGGGTGACCGCCGAGATCAACGACCCGATCCGGGGCGAAGGGTCATACGCGCGGGCACGCCGAGCGATGGACCTCCTCGCCGCGCGCGGCTTCCCGTTCAAGATCAACACGGTGGTGACCCGGCGCAGCTTCGCGGACCTCGACGCGATGTACGACCTCGCCCAGCACTACGGCGCGCAACTCCGCGTGACCCGCCTGCGCCCCTCCGGCCGCGGCCGCGAGGTGTGGCACGCGCTGCGCTTGACTCGCGACCAGAGCCGCGCGCTTTATGACTGGCTCAAGGCGCACCCGGACGTGCTCACCGGCGACTCGTTCTTCCACCTCTCAGCGCTGGGCCAGCCGCTGGACGGCCTGAACATGTGCGGCGCCGGTCGGATTGTCTGCTGCGTCGACCCGCGCGGGGATGTCTACGCCTGCCCCTTCGCGCTGTCGGAGGAGTTCAAGGCGGGCAACGTGCGCGAGCGCTCCTTCGCCGAGATCTGGCGTGAGGCGCCGCTGTTCGCGCATCTGCGCGAGTGGGAGGTCGGCGGCACCTGCCAGCAGTGTGGCGCCTACGGGCGCTGCCACGGCGGCTGCATGGCGGTGAAGTACTTCACCGGCACGCCGCTGGACGATCCGGACCCCGAGTGCGTCTTCGCTCCCGAGACCGGGCCGACCGACATCGTCCTGCCGCTGACGCTCCAGCCACGCCCGATCCGCGTCCCGCGCGCCGCCCGCGCGGCTGCCGGCGACTAA
- the mftF gene encoding mycofactocin biosynthesis glycosyltransferase MftF (Members of this protein family, MftF, are glycosyltransferases, members of PF00535 (glycosyl transferase family 2). The encoding gene is found as part of the mycofactocin cassette, in Mycobacterium tuberculosis, many other Actinobacteria, and occasional members of other lineages. Mycofactocin itself, a putative redox carrier, is a heavily modified derivative of the C-terminal Val-Tyr dipeptide of the mycofactocin precursor MftA (TIGR03969).), which produces MSTEERPGGSAEAPTARDAAAAVLRCRLAPGVRLVERASGSWVALSDPLRVWRVRPAALRLLAECQAGQTVAAAAAAAGLRPATALRLLERLAEQGAVYFEPLGVDPPTVSVVIPVRNRPKAILACLDALDPLVYPRDRLEVIVVDDASTDETPDIVARWTGSITVRLIRLPSRQGASACRNQGAAAARGEVLAFTDSDCLPAPGWLRDLTPELAIPGVVAAGGAVLPIAEDGWLQRYEAVRSPLWQGPARAVVRPRAPVSYLATCNLLVRRECFEAAGGFAAIETGEDVDLIWRLCATGGRVHYRPDGVVRHDHRDRLWPFLRRRAAYAASEAELLRRHPNNVRYLVVPLTLTAGLAGALAAAASRRARLAPLGVVPPLVDLALAVRRTRREGVPLAPASVARAVVRGYGAALYWGSVNLNRYYAIPALALSLAAGRRAPGRGLRATVGLALIGTAVADWVRLRPRLSLPRFAAAHMLDALAYNVGVLVGCARHRTLAPLRLQIVPSRSSGHMPQEHSSPKESPSPGKAGTTTTPPGRR; this is translated from the coding sequence GTGAGCACGGAGGAACGGCCAGGCGGCTCAGCGGAGGCACCAACCGCTCGCGATGCAGCCGCGGCGGTGCTGCGATGCCGGCTCGCGCCGGGAGTGCGCCTGGTCGAGCGCGCCAGCGGGTCGTGGGTCGCCCTGTCCGACCCGCTCCGGGTCTGGCGCGTCCGGCCGGCGGCCCTGCGGCTGCTGGCCGAGTGCCAGGCCGGGCAGACGGTGGCAGCCGCGGCAGCCGCGGCCGGACTGCGTCCCGCGACAGCGCTGCGCCTGCTCGAGCGGCTGGCCGAGCAGGGCGCGGTGTACTTCGAACCGCTCGGCGTGGACCCACCGACCGTCTCCGTGGTGATCCCGGTCCGGAACCGCCCGAAGGCGATCCTTGCATGCCTCGACGCGCTCGACCCGCTGGTCTATCCGCGCGACCGGCTCGAAGTGATCGTCGTCGACGACGCCTCAACCGACGAGACGCCGGACATCGTCGCGCGCTGGACAGGCAGCATCACCGTGCGGCTGATCCGGCTCCCCTCAAGGCAGGGGGCCTCAGCCTGCCGCAACCAGGGCGCCGCGGCGGCGCGAGGGGAGGTGCTGGCGTTCACCGACAGCGACTGCCTCCCCGCTCCCGGCTGGCTGCGCGATCTGACACCCGAGCTGGCCATCCCGGGCGTGGTAGCGGCCGGAGGCGCGGTGCTCCCGATCGCCGAGGACGGCTGGCTCCAACGCTACGAGGCAGTGCGCTCGCCGCTCTGGCAGGGTCCGGCGCGGGCAGTCGTTCGGCCGCGTGCCCCGGTGTCGTACCTGGCGACCTGCAACCTGCTGGTGCGGCGAGAGTGCTTCGAGGCGGCCGGTGGCTTCGCTGCCATCGAAACCGGGGAGGATGTCGATCTGATCTGGCGGCTGTGTGCCACGGGCGGGCGCGTGCACTATCGTCCCGACGGCGTGGTCCGGCACGACCATCGGGACCGGCTCTGGCCGTTCCTGCGGCGCCGCGCGGCTTACGCGGCGTCGGAAGCGGAACTGCTGCGACGACACCCAAACAACGTGCGCTACCTTGTGGTGCCGCTGACACTCACGGCCGGGCTGGCCGGAGCGCTAGCTGCGGCCGCGAGTAGAAGGGCGCGGCTGGCGCCGCTCGGAGTCGTGCCTCCTCTGGTTGACCTGGCACTCGCGGTTCGGCGGACCCGCCGGGAGGGCGTGCCGCTGGCGCCGGCGTCGGTCGCGCGGGCTGTGGTACGGGGCTACGGTGCGGCGCTCTACTGGGGCTCGGTGAACCTGAACCGCTACTACGCGATCCCGGCGCTGGCGCTTAGCCTCGCGGCAGGGCGCCGTGCTCCCGGACGCGGGCTGCGAGCGACCGTCGGGCTCGCGCTGATCGGCACGGCGGTGGCGGATTGGGTGAGGCTCCGGCCACGGCTCTCGCTGCCGCGCTTTGCCGCGGCGCATATGCTCGATGCCCTCGCCTACAACGTGGGGGTGCTGGTCGGTTGCGCGCGGCATCGCACGCTCGCGCCGCTGCGGCTTCAGATCGTCCCCAGTCGATCATCGGGCCACATGCCCCAGGAGCACAGCAGCCCGAAGGAATCACCCTCGCCCGGAAAAGCGGGGACGACGACTACGCCGCCAGGCAGGCGTTGA
- a CDS encoding AAA family ATPase: protein MIGIPMDIQRLYARIAQEIVGREDELQLILAALAAGRDLLLEGPPGTSKSTILRAITAADQIPLHFVEGNADLTPAKLVGHHAPSRVLQDDFTADTFVHGPLPLAMRDGGFLYIEEFNRVPEDTLNTLLAAMAEREITIPRVGTVQAAPGFRVIAAMNPFDNIGTGRLSGAVADRLCRVRLDYQTAAEEREIVARRTGSRDPWLVAFAVEVVRRTRQHPDLRMGASVRGAIDFVLIGERLAELRRVSLAAAGHDPEARRSLVAAAQAALAIKVAVRESARRDADDVVAEVVLAALAETPDPPPGAPDAADHDEGVGPEGTQVDPDRLGAVAPDRADGSPRASGTQPGRVYLGDEAQQAATRRRAGQRTFYGFAARHPHLADRLRDPVDRGVLEAALADAEVEPLDVLAELVDLADRADLRSLARRLAREVIVRQARRDIGGRGTRGRLTSVPYRGEAGDLDLERSLERLLTTPRPADEDLFVLERRRRRRAYALMLDISGSMKGAAIFQAALALAAVAVRVASDPFAVIAFWRDAAVLKRLDESVPLDLLLDRVLSLGGRGLTDLGLGLQAGLDELERADTQERIGLLFSDGVQTAGPPAARIAAAFPVLHVVATGRSAESIAACQRLAAIGDGRCAVVSDLSGIPAAINACLAA from the coding sequence GTGATCGGCATCCCCATGGACATCCAGCGGCTGTATGCCAGGATCGCGCAGGAGATCGTCGGGCGCGAGGATGAGCTGCAGCTCATCCTCGCCGCACTGGCCGCTGGGCGCGACCTCTTGCTGGAGGGCCCGCCAGGCACCAGCAAGTCGACCATCCTCCGCGCGATCACGGCGGCCGACCAGATCCCGCTCCACTTCGTCGAGGGGAATGCCGACCTGACGCCCGCCAAGCTGGTCGGCCACCATGCTCCCTCGCGCGTCCTCCAGGACGACTTCACCGCCGACACCTTTGTCCACGGCCCGCTGCCCCTGGCGATGCGCGACGGTGGCTTCCTCTATATTGAGGAGTTCAACCGCGTGCCGGAGGACACGCTGAACACCCTGCTGGCGGCCATGGCCGAGCGGGAGATCACCATCCCGCGCGTCGGAACCGTCCAGGCCGCCCCCGGCTTCCGGGTCATAGCGGCCATGAACCCGTTCGACAACATCGGGACCGGCCGGCTCAGCGGTGCGGTGGCCGACCGGCTCTGCCGCGTCCGGCTCGACTACCAGACTGCCGCCGAGGAGCGGGAGATCGTGGCCCGCCGCACCGGCAGTCGCGATCCGTGGCTGGTGGCGTTCGCCGTGGAGGTCGTCCGGCGAACCCGCCAGCACCCCGACCTGCGGATGGGCGCCTCGGTCCGCGGTGCGATCGACTTCGTGCTGATCGGCGAGCGCCTGGCCGAACTGCGGCGTGTCAGCCTCGCTGCCGCCGGCCACGACCCGGAGGCGCGGCGGTCTCTAGTGGCGGCGGCGCAGGCGGCGCTGGCGATCAAGGTCGCGGTGCGGGAGTCGGCGCGGCGGGACGCTGACGATGTCGTCGCGGAGGTGGTTCTGGCGGCGTTAGCGGAGACCCCCGACCCACCGCCCGGTGCGCCCGATGCCGCCGATCACGATGAGGGCGTCGGGCCCGAGGGTACCCAGGTGGACCCCGACAGGCTCGGTGCCGTGGCGCCGGATCGGGCAGACGGCAGCCCGAGGGCTTCCGGCACGCAGCCGGGTCGGGTCTACCTGGGGGATGAGGCCCAGCAGGCCGCGACGCGCCGCCGCGCCGGCCAGCGAACCTTCTACGGGTTCGCCGCGCGGCACCCACACCTGGCGGACCGGCTCCGCGATCCGGTTGACCGCGGTGTGCTGGAGGCGGCGCTGGCCGACGCGGAGGTGGAGCCGCTGGACGTGCTGGCCGAGCTGGTCGATCTCGCCGACCGCGCCGACCTGCGGTCCCTTGCCCGCCGTCTGGCCCGCGAGGTCATCGTGCGGCAGGCTCGGCGCGACATCGGCGGGCGCGGCACCCGTGGCCGGCTCACCAGCGTCCCCTATCGGGGTGAGGCGGGAGATCTGGATCTGGAACGATCGCTGGAGCGGCTGCTCACCACGCCGCGACCGGCCGACGAGGACCTGTTCGTCCTCGAGCGGCGGCGACGGCGCCGGGCCTACGCCCTGATGCTCGACATCTCCGGCTCGATGAAGGGCGCCGCGATCTTCCAGGCCGCCCTGGCGTTGGCTGCCGTCGCCGTTCGAGTTGCCTCGGACCCCTTCGCGGTCATCGCCTTCTGGCGCGATGCGGCCGTCCTCAAGCGGCTCGACGAGTCCGTCCCGCTCGACCTCCTGCTCGACCGGGTCCTCTCGCTCGGCGGACGAGGATTGACCGACCTCGGACTCGGCCTGCAGGCGGGGCTGGACGAACTGGAGCGGGCCGATACCCAGGAGCGGATTGGGCTCCTCTTCAGCGACGGCGTGCAGACCGCCGGGCCGCCGGCCGCCCGGATCGCGGCTGCGTTCCCGGTGCTCCACGTCGTGGCCACCGGCCGGAGTGCGGAGTCGATCGCTGCCTGCCAGCGCCTTGCGGCCATCGGCGACGGACGCTGCGCCGTCGTCTCCGATCTCAGCGGCATTCCGGCCGCCATCAACGCCTGCCTGGCGGCGTAG
- a CDS encoding NDMA-dependent alcohol dehydrogenase, whose translation MKTRAAVLYGTNQPFQIEEIELDDPKEGEVLVHLVASGLCHSDWHLVTGDLPVNYPIVAGHEGAGVVEKVGPGVTAVKPGDHVILTFIPSCGRCRWCSSGLTMLCDLGAGILQGQQLDGTYRMRNKDGQGLGQMCLISTFSEWTVCPVASVVPISKDLPLDKVCLVGCGVPTGFGAAINRADVQPGETVAIFGIGGVGINAVQGAAVKGAAKVIAVDLVDFKLEMAEEMGATHTINNSREDPVARILELTNGIGADKTIVTIDVVQPEHIGMAYKATRKAGRTVVVGLAPVGVDRMDVPPLDLVLMQKEIVGSLYGNSNPRADLPRYLELYRTGTLKVDELITKTYTLDQINEGYQDMLEGRNIRGVIRYQ comes from the coding sequence ATGAAGACTCGCGCGGCCGTCCTGTACGGCACTAACCAGCCGTTCCAGATTGAGGAGATCGAGCTCGACGATCCCAAGGAGGGCGAGGTGTTGGTCCACCTTGTGGCCTCCGGCCTCTGCCACTCCGACTGGCACCTCGTCACCGGCGATCTCCCGGTGAACTACCCCATCGTCGCCGGGCATGAGGGAGCGGGGGTGGTCGAGAAGGTCGGGCCGGGCGTGACCGCCGTCAAACCCGGCGACCACGTGATCCTCACCTTCATCCCGAGTTGCGGCCGCTGCCGCTGGTGCTCCTCCGGCCTGACGATGCTCTGCGACCTCGGCGCGGGGATCCTCCAGGGTCAGCAACTGGACGGCACCTATCGCATGCGGAACAAGGACGGCCAGGGGCTGGGCCAGATGTGCCTGATCTCGACCTTCAGCGAGTGGACCGTCTGTCCCGTGGCCTCGGTGGTGCCGATCTCCAAGGATCTGCCGCTCGACAAGGTGTGCCTGGTCGGCTGTGGCGTGCCCACCGGCTTCGGCGCTGCTATCAACCGGGCCGATGTCCAGCCGGGTGAGACGGTGGCCATCTTCGGCATCGGCGGCGTCGGCATCAACGCGGTGCAAGGCGCGGCGGTCAAGGGCGCGGCCAAGGTCATCGCGGTCGACCTGGTCGACTTCAAGCTGGAGATGGCCGAGGAAATGGGGGCGACCCACACCATCAACAACAGCCGGGAAGATCCCGTCGCCCGCATCCTGGAGTTGACCAACGGCATCGGCGCCGACAAGACGATCGTGACGATCGACGTGGTCCAGCCGGAGCACATCGGCATGGCATACAAGGCCACGCGCAAGGCCGGGCGAACCGTCGTCGTCGGCCTGGCGCCGGTGGGGGTGGACCGCATGGACGTCCCGCCGCTCGATCTGGTTCTGATGCAGAAGGAGATCGTCGGTAGCCTGTACGGGAACTCGAACCCACGGGCCGACCTGCCGCGCTACCTTGAGCTTTACCGCACCGGCACGCTCAAGGTGGATGAGTTGATTACCAAGACCTATACCCTCGACCAGATCAACGAGGGGTACCAGGACATGCTCGAAGGTCGCAATATCCGTGGCGTGATCCGCTACCAGTAG
- the mftD gene encoding pre-mycofactocin synthase MftD (MftD, an enzyme found in the mycofactocin biosynthesis locus, performs an oxidative deamination of 3-amino-5-[(p-hydroxyphenyl)methyl]-4,4-dimethyl-2-pyrrolidinone (AHDP). The resulting compound, now called pre-mycofactocin (PMFT), is a biologically active redox cofactor that can oxidize the non-exchangeable NADH of TIGR03971 family SDR-type oxidoreductases.) translates to MASTGGWFESVAEAQRRAKKRLPRSVYYALIAGSEQGITLNDNVTAFAELGLRPQLADRPNTRDLTTTVLGEEISFPVIISPTGVQAVHPDAEVAVARASAAAGTIMGLSSFASKPIEEVVAANPRTFFQIYWLGSRDDMLHYLDRAKRAGAKGLIVTLDWSFDTRRDWGSPWIPERLNLEALLRYAPQGITHPRWTLSFLRRGGLPDLTVPNLALPGKPAPTFFGAYATWMQTPLPTWEDIAWLRKQWDGPFIIKGVMLPEDARRAVEIGADAISVSNHGGNTLDGTPASIRALPAIVEAVGDQIEVLLDGGIRRGSDVVKALALGARAVMIGRAYLWGLAANGEAGVRNVLDILRNGIDTTLIGIGRASVRDLDPDVLYIPPDFTRGLSPEQARQRAQRAGIAPEPS, encoded by the coding sequence ATGGCTAGTACGGGTGGTTGGTTCGAGTCCGTCGCGGAGGCGCAGCGCCGCGCGAAAAAGCGCCTGCCGCGATCCGTCTACTACGCGCTGATCGCCGGCTCCGAGCAGGGCATCACGCTCAACGATAACGTAACTGCCTTCGCCGAGTTGGGGCTTCGCCCGCAACTGGCCGATCGCCCCAATACGCGGGACCTCACCACGACCGTGCTCGGCGAGGAGATCTCCTTCCCGGTGATCATCTCGCCCACCGGCGTCCAGGCGGTGCACCCGGACGCCGAGGTGGCCGTGGCACGCGCGTCGGCGGCGGCCGGCACGATCATGGGCCTCAGTTCGTTTGCCAGCAAGCCGATCGAGGAGGTCGTGGCGGCCAACCCGCGGACCTTCTTCCAGATCTACTGGCTGGGCAGCCGCGACGACATGCTCCACTACCTCGACCGAGCCAAGCGGGCCGGCGCCAAGGGTCTGATCGTGACGCTCGACTGGTCGTTCGACACGCGGCGCGACTGGGGGAGCCCGTGGATTCCGGAGAGGCTCAACCTGGAGGCGCTGCTGCGGTACGCCCCGCAGGGCATCACCCACCCGCGCTGGACCCTGTCCTTCCTCCGCCGCGGCGGGCTACCGGACCTGACGGTCCCGAACCTCGCCCTGCCCGGAAAGCCCGCGCCTACCTTCTTCGGTGCCTACGCGACCTGGATGCAGACGCCGCTCCCGACCTGGGAGGACATCGCTTGGCTGCGCAAGCAGTGGGACGGGCCGTTCATCATCAAGGGCGTCATGCTCCCCGAGGATGCCCGGCGCGCAGTCGAGATCGGCGCTGATGCCATCTCCGTCTCCAACCATGGGGGCAACACTCTCGACGGCACGCCCGCGTCGATCCGCGCGCTGCCTGCCATCGTGGAGGCCGTCGGCGACCAGATCGAGGTGCTGCTCGACGGCGGGATCCGGCGCGGCAGCGACGTGGTCAAGGCGCTCGCGCTGGGTGCGCGGGCGGTCATGATCGGGCGTGCTTACCTCTGGGGGTTGGCGGCCAACGGCGAGGCCGGGGTGCGCAACGTCCTCGACATCCTGCGCAACGGGATCGACACGACGCTCATCGGCATCGGGCGGGCTTCGGTCCGTGACCTGGACCCCGACGTGTTGTACATCCCGCCGGATTTCACCCGGGGCCTGTCGCCCGAGCAGGCGCGGCAGCGTGCCCAGCGTGCCGGGATCGCGCCCGAGCCGTCCTGA
- a CDS encoding vWA domain-containing protein — protein MLTAERGARSPRSRADILRDHPGARLVLREDGQFDDEAFRELYQQDEGAALALLGDLWPEAPDDDLRDLTRRLALKIVIKLARHDPTTNAGKGKLRPVRYRFNSDDLDLDRTIEEIAGKPYPEYDDFWVLERVRARRTYVLLLDVSGSMRGTKLMNAALAAASLARNIRDDDYAVALFWRDAAVLKGATQEKPLARLVDEILSVRARGLTNLRLGLEVGLRELERTATQEKIGIIFTDGMHNLGDDPLPLAAKYPRLHVIGTSLEDSRVRACQELAARGRGRCVFIERMEDIPAAVSYCLSA, from the coding sequence ATGCTCACCGCCGAGCGCGGGGCGCGCAGCCCCCGCTCGCGTGCCGATATCCTGCGCGATCATCCCGGCGCTCGGCTGGTGCTGCGGGAGGACGGCCAGTTCGACGACGAGGCCTTCCGTGAGCTGTACCAGCAGGACGAGGGGGCGGCGCTCGCGCTGCTCGGGGACCTCTGGCCGGAGGCGCCGGACGACGACCTGCGAGATCTCACCCGGCGGTTGGCGCTCAAGATCGTCATCAAGCTGGCGCGGCACGACCCGACCACCAACGCCGGCAAGGGGAAGCTGCGGCCCGTCCGCTACCGCTTCAATTCCGACGACCTCGACCTCGACCGCACCATCGAGGAAATCGCCGGCAAGCCGTACCCGGAGTACGACGACTTCTGGGTGCTGGAGCGGGTCCGCGCCCGGCGCACCTACGTGCTCCTGCTCGACGTCAGCGGCTCGATGCGCGGCACCAAGTTGATGAACGCCGCGCTGGCGGCCGCGTCGCTGGCGCGCAACATCCGGGACGATGACTACGCCGTGGCACTTTTCTGGCGCGACGCGGCCGTGCTCAAGGGCGCCACGCAGGAGAAGCCCCTGGCCCGGCTGGTCGATGAGATCCTGTCGGTTCGCGCGCGCGGGCTGACCAACCTGCGGCTGGGGCTGGAAGTCGGCCTGCGTGAGCTGGAGCGGACGGCGACCCAGGAGAAGATCGGCATCATCTTCACCGACGGCATGCACAATCTCGGCGACGACCCACTGCCGCTGGCAGCGAAGTACCCGCGGCTCCATGTGATCGGCACCTCGCTCGAAGACAGCCGCGTCCGCGCCTGCCAGGAGCTGGCGGCTCGCGGGCGGGGCCGATGCGTCTTCATCGAGCGCATGGAGGACATCCCGGCTGCTGTCAGCTACTGCCTGTCGGCGTGA
- a CDS encoding AAA family ATPase: protein MTATVQAIYQAVREEVVGREREITSILAAISAGRDLLLEGPPGIGKSTILRTITRHYDIPLVLVEGNADLTPAKLIGYHNPAQVVRHGYRPEDFVPGPLPDAMQRGGFLYIEEFNRVPEDTLNTLLTAMAEREITIPRVGTLRALPTFRIVAAMNPFDNVGTARISISIYDRLCRLAMGYQSEEEERQIVALRTGSDATRLIEAAVAITRATREHPEARLGSSVRGAIDLVLVAHQLAEIRGTPLNGDGARFEDVLLEAASLALSSKISLHETTERTPEDVIREIVAGIVPEAVGGSKDGE from the coding sequence ATGACAGCGACGGTGCAGGCGATCTATCAGGCGGTGCGCGAGGAGGTCGTCGGCCGCGAGCGCGAGATCACCAGCATCCTGGCCGCGATCAGCGCCGGGCGGGACCTCCTGCTCGAAGGCCCGCCCGGGATCGGGAAGTCCACGATCCTGCGGACGATCACCCGCCACTACGATATCCCGCTGGTGCTGGTGGAGGGCAATGCCGATCTGACGCCGGCCAAGCTGATCGGCTACCACAACCCGGCCCAGGTGGTGCGCCACGGCTACCGGCCGGAGGACTTCGTGCCCGGGCCACTCCCCGACGCCATGCAGCGCGGCGGGTTCCTCTACATCGAGGAATTCAACCGGGTGCCGGAGGATACGCTCAACACCCTGCTGACCGCCATGGCGGAGCGGGAGATCACCATCCCGCGCGTCGGCACGCTGCGGGCGCTCCCCACCTTCCGGATCGTGGCCGCGATGAACCCCTTCGACAACGTGGGCACGGCGCGGATCAGCATCTCGATCTACGACCGGCTCTGCCGCCTCGCGATGGGCTATCAGAGCGAGGAGGAGGAGCGGCAGATCGTCGCCCTGCGCACCGGCAGCGATGCGACCCGCCTGATCGAGGCCGCCGTGGCGATCACCCGCGCAACCCGCGAACACCCGGAGGCGCGGCTTGGATCCTCCGTCCGCGGCGCGATCGATCTGGTGCTGGTGGCCCACCAGTTGGCGGAGATCCGCGGAACGCCGCTCAACGGCGATGGCGCCAGGTTTGAAGACGTGCTGCTGGAGGCCGCGTCGCTGGCGCTCTCCAGCAAGATCAGCCTGCACGAGACGACCGAGCGGACGCCGGAGGACGTGATCCGCGAGATCGTCGCCGGCATCGTCCCGGAGGCGGTCGGTGGGAGCAAGGACGGGGAGTGA
- a CDS encoding mycofactocin-coupled SDR family oxidoreductase, which translates to MGRLDGKVAVITGGARGQGRSHAVTLAREGADIVICDIAAQIDTVPYPMATPADMEETVRLVEDLDRRCVAVQADVRDGAQMQAVADRAMSEFGRIDILLANAGIAGFASGGSWELTDEQWRDMIDTNLTGVWQSCKAVIPHMIAGGRGGSIVITSSTAGLKGFAGTGHYVAAKHGVVGLMRTLAIELAPHNIRVNTVHPTGVNTPMVVNEAMAQLLADNPSAISNLLPVEMLEPVDISNAILWLVSDDARYVTGVTLPVDAGFTIQ; encoded by the coding sequence ATGGGTAGACTCGACGGGAAAGTCGCCGTTATCACTGGTGGAGCCCGCGGACAGGGGCGCTCGCACGCCGTAACCCTGGCGCGCGAGGGCGCTGACATCGTCATCTGCGACATCGCGGCGCAGATCGACACGGTCCCCTACCCGATGGCCACCCCGGCGGACATGGAGGAGACGGTCCGCCTGGTCGAAGACCTCGACCGGCGCTGTGTGGCAGTGCAGGCCGATGTGCGGGATGGCGCCCAGATGCAGGCTGTCGCCGACCGCGCGATGAGCGAGTTCGGCCGCATCGACATCCTGCTCGCCAATGCCGGAATCGCGGGCTTCGCCAGCGGCGGCTCCTGGGAGCTGACCGACGAACAGTGGCGGGACATGATCGACACCAATCTGACCGGAGTGTGGCAGAGCTGCAAGGCGGTCATCCCCCACATGATCGCCGGTGGTCGCGGCGGGAGCATCGTCATCACGTCCTCGACCGCAGGTCTGAAAGGCTTTGCCGGGACCGGACATTATGTCGCGGCGAAGCACGGTGTGGTAGGGTTGATGCGTACGCTGGCGATCGAGCTGGCGCCGCACAACATCCGTGTCAACACCGTGCATCCGACCGGCGTCAACACCCCGATGGTGGTCAACGAGGCCATGGCGCAGTTGCTGGCGGACAACCCGTCGGCGATTTCCAACCTCCTGCCGGTCGAGATGCTGGAGCCGGTCGATATCAGCAACGCCATCCTGTGGCTGGTATCGGATGACGCCCGCTACGTCACCGGCGTCACACTGCCGGTCGATGCCGGCTTCACGATCCAGTAG